In one Candidatus Nitronereus thalassa genomic region, the following are encoded:
- a CDS encoding TIGR03545 family protein codes for MTQPKTGVIRWWGLGAFVVLVCAIAALWLLVVDGLVKALIEEEGTKAVGAKVELGSADLTLIPAGLRLTRFQVTNPEKPMTNMVEIANLVMSLDGLQLLRRKVLISEMTVEDVQFGTARATSGAIEVRSQKLTEGPPQEELSFTLPPLKVPNVEQILEQEDLETLKLVRTIQNDIHREQEVWKQRLKTLPGQAEFAKYQKRIEELRSSTKKGVGDVLGGVEELKTIKQEIEQDLENLKSARKEFNEKIALLKQRIAQVQSAPQRDLNRLKEKYSLSPKGLANLGESLLGKQIGEKLQEGVGWYEMVQPYLGGIESGDSSTEDRPAPERGEGIDVHFTEYQPVPEFLIRLAKVSFLLDIGQIQGQIKNITPEPHILDLPLTFAFAGKQLKDVQSVTIQGTLDHRNPEQPQDTIQFQAKEYQLQPVALSTQPEWPVVLKNGVADVTVNAQLRGQAITAIGSTDLSSLQVVAGKPGDANPLTNALSGAVSDISTLSVQAEITGTVQQYDVRIQSELDRILKEAAGKMVKNLAASFGKDLQSAISAKVSEPLKALTGSLGGLDSIGGELTNRLAKENDLLKGLLEQGLPKNALPKGLPEGLPDKLPGGFKLPF; via the coding sequence ATGACTCAGCCAAAAACTGGCGTTATTCGCTGGTGGGGGTTGGGTGCCTTCGTCGTATTAGTGTGTGCTATTGCCGCGCTGTGGCTGTTGGTGGTGGATGGTTTGGTGAAAGCCCTTATTGAGGAGGAAGGAACAAAGGCGGTTGGCGCGAAAGTGGAGCTTGGGTCTGCGGATCTGACGTTAATTCCCGCAGGCCTAAGGCTAACGCGTTTCCAAGTCACAAATCCTGAGAAGCCCATGACAAATATGGTGGAAATCGCCAATTTGGTCATGAGCTTGGATGGTCTGCAGTTGTTGCGGCGCAAGGTCCTTATTTCTGAGATGACTGTTGAAGATGTGCAGTTTGGGACGGCCCGCGCCACATCAGGAGCTATTGAGGTTCGAAGTCAAAAATTGACGGAAGGACCACCCCAAGAGGAATTGTCTTTTACGCTTCCTCCGCTGAAGGTCCCAAATGTGGAACAGATCCTGGAGCAGGAAGATCTGGAAACCCTAAAACTTGTCCGAACCATTCAGAACGACATTCACCGAGAACAAGAGGTGTGGAAGCAACGACTGAAGACTTTGCCTGGGCAAGCGGAATTCGCCAAATATCAAAAGCGCATTGAAGAGTTGAGATCATCGACCAAAAAAGGCGTCGGTGATGTGCTTGGTGGTGTCGAAGAACTCAAAACCATCAAGCAGGAAATAGAACAAGACCTTGAAAATCTGAAGTCCGCTCGAAAAGAGTTTAACGAAAAAATTGCGTTACTTAAGCAGCGTATTGCACAGGTTCAGTCAGCACCGCAGCGTGACCTGAATCGGTTGAAGGAGAAATATAGCTTGTCTCCCAAAGGGCTCGCGAATCTTGGGGAATCCTTATTGGGAAAACAAATTGGAGAGAAACTTCAGGAAGGTGTGGGGTGGTATGAAATGGTCCAACCCTATCTTGGAGGAATAGAGTCTGGGGATTCTTCAACGGAGGATCGGCCAGCACCTGAAAGGGGTGAGGGAATAGACGTCCATTTTACCGAATATCAACCGGTGCCGGAATTTTTGATTCGATTGGCGAAAGTGTCCTTCCTTTTGGATATCGGTCAAATACAGGGACAAATCAAAAATATCACTCCAGAGCCACACATTCTAGACCTTCCCCTCACCTTTGCCTTTGCCGGGAAACAATTGAAGGATGTTCAAAGTGTAACCATTCAGGGGACATTGGATCATCGTAATCCGGAACAACCTCAGGATACCATCCAATTTCAAGCGAAGGAGTACCAACTTCAACCGGTGGCCTTGTCTACCCAACCCGAGTGGCCTGTCGTCCTTAAGAATGGGGTTGCTGATGTGACAGTTAATGCCCAACTTCGGGGTCAAGCCATTACAGCGATCGGCAGCACCGATTTGTCATCTCTGCAGGTAGTGGCCGGGAAACCCGGGGATGCTAATCCGCTGACCAACGCCTTAAGTGGGGCGGTTTCGGATATTTCGACGCTGTCGGTTCAAGCCGAAATCACGGGAACGGTCCAACAGTATGACGTGCGTATTCAATCGGAACTTGATCGGATCTTAAAAGAGGCTGCAGGAAAAATGGTGAAGAACCTCGCGGCAAGTTTTGGCAAGGATTTACAATCGGCGATTTCAGCCAAAGTCTCTGAGCCACTCAAGGCGTTGACCGGTTCACTCGGCGGTTTGGATTCCATCGGCGGCGAACTCACCAATCGCTTAGCCAAAGAAAACGATCTTTTAAAAGGATTGCTCGAACAAGGCTTGCCCAAGAATGCCCTACCCAAAGGTCTACCTGAAGGACTTCCAGACAAACTCCCCGGTGGTTTTAAGCTGCCATTTTAA
- a CDS encoding TIGR03546 family protein, translating to MLRLIARLLRVLNSETNPGQVSLGFCFAMVAGFTPLWNVHNLVVLLLVLILRVNLSAFLIGLAVFSGFAFLLDPVFHWNGMQMLNAPSLEGLWTSLYNSTPWRFTRFNNTVVIGSLVFSLALFFPLYFLSNVLILRYRAHVLAWVEKTRLMQFFKASKVYQMYQSLPQFGGH from the coding sequence ATGTTGCGGCTAATTGCACGATTACTCAGGGTGCTAAACTCTGAAACTAATCCAGGCCAGGTTTCCCTGGGGTTTTGTTTCGCGATGGTGGCAGGATTCACCCCGTTGTGGAATGTGCATAACCTGGTGGTACTTTTGTTGGTGTTGATCTTGCGGGTCAACCTGTCGGCATTTTTAATTGGGTTAGCCGTATTTTCCGGATTCGCGTTTCTCCTGGATCCGGTTTTCCACTGGAACGGAATGCAAATGCTGAATGCTCCTTCACTGGAAGGACTTTGGACCTCGTTATATAACTCGACCCCTTGGCGGTTCACCAGATTTAACAACACGGTGGTGATTGGCAGTCTGGTGTTTTCTTTGGCATTGTTTTTTCCTCTCTACTTTCTCTCCAATGTACTCATCCTTCGGTACCGAGCGCATGTATTAGCGTGGGTTGAAAAAACGCGGCTGATGCAATTTTTTAAAGCCAGCAAAGTGTACCAGATGTATCAATCCCTTCCACAATTTGGAGGTCATTGA